The genomic segment CGTGTGCTCAACTCTCTCATATTCGCTCCAATCGTCCCAGACTTTTCTTTCTATCCGCTTCAGTTTGTTTTCGGCCGAATCCCAAATTCCCTCCGGGTTTTCTATGTCCGATCCAAAGATGGCTTCAACGACAACGGTCTTGAAACGCTTCCTAGCATCCATACCTGTCCAACTGCCTCTGTAGTGACTCTTCAGGCTTACGGCAGTCTTGTCGTAGTCTACAAGGCCGGTTTCTTCATTCACATCAATGTGTTTTGACAAGAGGCCATTGGTCTTCTTCTGATGATCGACATATTCCCGATATTCGCGGTTGATTTCAGGAATCTTGTTGCGATATGTATCTAGACCGTCTTTATCCCAATAGCGCACAAGTATAGCGTAACCAGCGAAAGCCTCGTTTGTTGTCCTACAATCACGTTGAGCTATTAACGTGAGATCCAAGATATACTCTACCAGACTTCGAGTCATGATCCTGGTCACTAGCCACCCTCTTTGCTGCAGGGAACCCAATCCTCCCCTCACCAAATGGCATATTGCATCAAGGAAACACCAGCATAGAGTCTTCGTATCCCGATGATCATTTGGCAAGTTGTAGCTCGCGACCTTGCGCTCAATCAAATCAATGAGATCAAAGATTTCTTCGCCATAGTAAAGTTCGTATTCTTGCCCCGTCCCCACCATCAATACCCACTGATATCCACCCGAGTGATTTGCTCAATATGATGACCAAGAAAACGGGCGGCTATGTTCGCAAATTTCTCCGGCACATCCGATACATAGAATTTGTGCTCACCCTTACGAGAATCATCGGTCGGAGCCAACAACCTGCTGTTTTTAAGCCGTTGCAGGGCTTCACGGGCGGCTTCCTCACCACTGTCAATGAGCGTGACGTTTTCCCCCATCACTTCGGCAATGACATTCTTAAGCAGAGGATAATGCGTGCATCCCATAACCAGCGTGTCCACCTCGACGTCGTGCATGGTCCGGAGATAGTCGCGGGCGATTTCATGGGTCGCAGGTTTATCGATATACCCTTCCTCGGCCAACGGCACAAAAAGCGGACAGGCCAGCGAAAAGACCTTTACCTCAGGGCTGAGACTATGTATGACCCGGGCATAGGCGTTGGAACCGATAGTAGCATGGGTGCCGATAACACCAATCCGGCCATTTTTTGTCTGCTCCACCGCTGCCTTTGCGCCCGGTTCAATAACACCGATAATCTCCACTTCGTAATCGTCCAGAATTTCTTCCAGGGCAACCGAGGAGGCGCTGTTGCAGGCGCAGATGATGAACTTGACATTATGCTCCTGCAGGAAGGCGATATCCTGACGGGCGAAGGTAGTGATGATTTCTTTGGAACGGCCGCCATAGGGATAACGACCGACATCACCGAAATAGACAACATCTTCACCGGGCAATATCCGCACTACTTCGCGGAAAACGGTGAGTCCGCCGACGCCGGAGTCAAACAAGCCTATGGCTGCATCCTTAGTCATAGTAGTATTTACACCAGAGAAACCGGGAAGGCACCAAAAAACTGAGGCGAACAGCAAGTTATTCGTAGGGCGCTGTAATATCGGCAGACGAGGACGTCTGCCGTGCACGGTGTTATTCGACGGGCTGTACCTTTGGTGGTTCTACCAATAAAAAACAGGCGATGCCTGGCAGAACCGCTAAGAGGGTTCCTCCCTACTCAATCGGTTAACCACAATTTCGACTATTATATTAATCCAATTACAGATCTGTCGAGTATTAAATTAAGAGTTGTGCTTAGAGAAACTCATGCTTTACTTGATTGACTGGAAATCGGAGAGAAGATTCAGGCCAATTACGGCCTTCAAATCCAGCGTTACAGCTAAACTGGGCTGTGCTGGCAGACCCAGTTGTACTGGGAGGAGTCGTATACGAATATGACAGCTATTAAACCGGAGCAA from the Candidatus Zixiibacteriota bacterium genome contains:
- the murI gene encoding glutamate racemase; this encodes MTKDAAIGLFDSGVGGLTVFREVVRILPGEDVVYFGDVGRYPYGGRSKEIITTFARQDIAFLQEHNVKFIICACNSASSVALEEILDDYEVEIIGVIEPGAKAAVEQTKNGRIGVIGTHATIGSNAYARVIHSLSPEVKVFSLACPLFVPLAEEGYIDKPATHEIARDYLRTMHDVEVDTLVMGCTHYPLLKNVIAEVMGENVTLIDSGEEAAREALQRLKNSRLLAPTDDSRKGEHKFYVSDVPEKFANIAARFLGHHIEQITRVDISGY